Below is a genomic region from Bacillus marinisedimentorum.
CACTGTCTTGCCTGCTGAAGTTATGGCCCTTGTTTTAATCGCTCTGTCGTGGAAATTTGCGGGAAAAGGGGTTGCTCTTTTTACACTTATCGGAACTTTGTATCTCGGAGCCGTTGATTTGTGGCCGGATGCCATGCAGACGCTTGCGGTTGTCATAGTTGCGACACTGTTTTCAATTATGCTCGGTGTCCCGATCGGCATTCTGGCTGCCAAATCTGAAGTGATCAACAACATCGTGCGGCCCGTGCTGGACTTTATGCAGACATTGCCCAGTTTCGTCTACTTGATACCGGCGATTCTCCTTTTCGGTCTGGGTGGTGTTCCTGCTGTCATTTCAACTTTCGTGTTTGCAACGCCGCCGGCTGTACGTATGACAGCACTTGGGATCAGGCAGGTCCCATCAGATGTGGTGGAGGCGGCCCGGGCATTTGGTGCGACCTCGTGGCAGCTCCTTATGAAAGTCCAGCTGCCGATGGCAGTACCGACCATTATGGCAGGCGTTAATCAGACGATCATGCTTGCCCTGTCAATGGCCGTCATTGCCTCGATGATTGGGGCTCCAGGCCTCGGTTCAATTGTTCTTGCCGGGATATCGAGCGTCAATGTCGGTCTCGGACTTGTCGGCGGTTTGGGTATAGTCGTGCTTGCGATTATACTTGACCGGATTACGCAGGGTCTTGGTGAGAAAAGTTAAAAAGAAGGAGATGAAGATATGAAAAAATATTGGATGTTAAGTTTTGTTTTCTCTTTAGCTGTTTTCATTAGCGGCTGTGCAGCCGGTAATGAGGAAGGAAATGGCGGAGGAGAAGAAGCGGCGGACGGAAAAGATCAGACGATCACGTTTGGTGTGACACCATGGACAAGCACTGTCCCGCCGACAAAGATTGCCCGTGCCCTTTTGGAAGACATGGGATATACAGTGAAAGAAATTAAAGCAGATGCAGGCGGTGTCTACACAGGGCTTTCCAGAGGAGATATTGATGTATTCATGGATGCCTGGCTGCCTGATTTGCACAGAAACTACATGGACAAGTTTGGGGAAAACATTGATGATACATCTGTCAGCTATCCTGACGGGGAACTCGGCTGGGTTATCCCTTCATATGTGGAAGGTATAGAGTCCGTAGAAGACATTAAAGGACAGGAAGACAAATTTGACGGAAAAATTTACGGTATTGAAGAAGGGGCCGGAATGACAGTCACCTCTAAAGAAATGATCGAGGATTACGGGCTAGACCTTGAATATGTAGCATCCAGTGAAGCGGGGATGCTGGCAGAGGCCTCACGGCTGATGAAAAATGAAGAACCCGTCATTTTTCTCGGCTGGCGGCCGCACCCGATGTTTGTTGATTATGACCTGAAAGTCCTGAAAGACCCTAAAGAGTTTTTTAAAACTTCCGAAGTCCACGTCCTTACAAACAAGGAGCTGAAGGATAAAGCACCGGAAGCATACGATTTCTTGAGCAATTGGAATATCGATGTGGGCGATATAGAAAATATGATTGTGGAGATAGACAACGGCAAAGAACCTGAAGAAGTGGCCCAGGGGTGGATCGAT
It encodes:
- a CDS encoding ABC transporter permease; the protein is MNYFDLPLEEWTNSFVNDWLIPVMGDFFNTVSNIIGWFVEAVTNLFTVLPAEVMALVLIALSWKFAGKGVALFTLIGTLYLGAVDLWPDAMQTLAVVIVATLFSIMLGVPIGILAAKSEVINNIVRPVLDFMQTLPSFVYLIPAILLFGLGGVPAVISTFVFATPPAVRMTALGIRQVPSDVVEAARAFGATSWQLLMKVQLPMAVPTIMAGVNQTIMLALSMAVIASMIGAPGLGSIVLAGISSVNVGLGLVGGLGIVVLAIILDRITQGLGEKS
- a CDS encoding glycine betaine ABC transporter substrate-binding protein, coding for MKKYWMLSFVFSLAVFISGCAAGNEEGNGGGEEAADGKDQTITFGVTPWTSTVPPTKIARALLEDMGYTVKEIKADAGGVYTGLSRGDIDVFMDAWLPDLHRNYMDKFGENIDDTSVSYPDGELGWVIPSYVEGIESVEDIKGQEDKFDGKIYGIEEGAGMTVTSKEMIEDYGLDLEYVASSEAGMLAEASRLMKNEEPVIFLGWRPHPMFVDYDLKVLKDPKEFFKTSEVHVLTNKELKDKAPEAYDFLSNWNIDVGDIENMIVEIDNGKEPEEVAQGWIDANKEKVNEMKPE